The Cyanobacteriota bacterium genome has a segment encoding these proteins:
- a CDS encoding retroviral-like aspartic protease family protein, with product MASFLVVSHIQLLQYLKHQWQRLGAIVFIASSGLTVSPTLAQGNLGRTLLQQVGQCVQQDIIRQRLFSQEALELASMNCTFRVVVLTPEGKVRQDAEARMLALVQASGAQVPLPDSQGRAMVPLTVLPGDDVFTVPVRIGNQTYPFLVDTGASSSIIDSQIARRLGLRGTQIPSRLLSYMVVGNDCTNVKATVHPLPTLQVGNATVRGLRGMGLERKDIPGRLGGVLGMDFLSGFDVMINPRSRQLQLSPPTPLSKTGIPLQGKMGLMTVSVQINGRGPFTLALDTGATWMVLSPALARRLQINIAAAEPMEVQGFCGSETGKLVTLNQVLIQTHQVNQLQAIVLLNSEPLDLLQVDGIVGQNFLNRYQQRWQFGQRSPLGYPTSGRLELIPLRP from the coding sequence ATGGCTAGTTTCCTGGTGGTTAGTCATATACAGCTTCTTCAGTACTTAAAGCATCAATGGCAACGGTTGGGGGCAATCGTCTTCATAGCATCCAGTGGGCTAACCGTGTCACCAACTCTAGCGCAGGGCAACTTGGGGCGAACCTTGTTGCAGCAAGTAGGGCAATGTGTTCAGCAGGATATTATTCGTCAGCGACTCTTTTCCCAAGAAGCCTTAGAACTTGCTTCGATGAATTGTACCTTCCGGGTGGTGGTGTTAACCCCAGAGGGGAAGGTGCGTCAGGATGCTGAAGCACGGATGTTGGCCCTAGTGCAAGCTAGTGGAGCGCAAGTGCCATTACCTGACAGCCAAGGGCGAGCAATGGTGCCCTTAACGGTTTTACCAGGAGATGATGTCTTTACGGTTCCGGTGCGGATAGGGAATCAAACCTATCCTTTTCTTGTGGACACAGGTGCCTCTAGCTCTATTATCGATAGTCAAATTGCCCGTCGGCTAGGCTTGCGTGGCACTCAAATTCCCAGTAGGTTGTTGTCTTACATGGTGGTGGGAAATGACTGTACAAACGTGAAGGCGACTGTGCATCCGTTGCCTACCCTTCAGGTGGGTAATGCTACTGTTCGGGGTCTTAGGGGCATGGGCCTAGAGCGCAAAGACATTCCAGGGCGGCTAGGGGGAGTGTTGGGGATGGACTTCCTCAGTGGATTTGATGTCATGATTAATCCTCGATCGCGACAGTTGCAACTCTCACCTCCTACCCCGCTCAGTAAGACAGGAATCCCATTGCAAGGCAAAATGGGCCTGATGACGGTTTCAGTGCAGATTAATGGTCGAGGGCCATTCACTCTAGCGTTGGACACAGGGGCAACTTGGATGGTGCTATCACCTGCGCTAGCACGACGCTTGCAGATTAATATCGCAGCAGCAGAACCCATGGAAGTGCAAGGATTTTGTGGTTCTGAAACTGGCAAACTGGTGACCTTAAATCAAGTGCTTATCCAAACTCACCAGGTTAATCAGTTGCAGGCGATCGTTTTGTTAAACAGCGAACCGTTGGATCTCTTGCAAGTAGACGGCATTGTTGGACAAAACTTTCTCAACCGTTACCAGCAACGTTGGCAATTTGGCCAGCGCAGTCCCCTTGGCTATCCCACGTCGGGCAGGTTAGAGTTGATACCCTTGCGCCCATAA